The Halotia branconii CENA392 region GCTAAATCTGCTCAATTGCCTATTTCATTAGAAACGCCCATTGGGAAAGAAGAAGATTCTCGACTGGGCGATTTTATTGAGTCCGATGGTGAGACCCCAGAAGATCAAGTTTCCAAAAATCTTTTACGCGAAGACCTCGAAAAAGTCCTAGATAGTCTCAGCCCTCGTGAGCGAGACGTTCTTCGACTCCGCTATGGTTTAGACGATGGTCGGATGAAGACCCTAGAAGAAATTGGACAAATTTTCAACGTTACCCGTGAACGGATTCGGCAAATTGAGGCAAAGGCACTCCGCAAGTTACGCCACCCAAATCGTAACAGTGTTCTTAAAGAATATATTCGGTAATTAATTGTCATTCTTTACTGACAATTGGTAACTGACGAAAAGTCAAAAATTAAAAACCTGGTAGTGAATTGATCACTCCAGGTTTTTTAGTTTATTGACAAGATTCTGTCCTAATAATTTTATAAAATACCCCAGAAGTGTAAAAAGCCTTTACCAGAGAAAAGCTCAATTAGTACTGCTGCTAAAAAGCCGATCATTGCCAAACGACCGTTCCAAATTTCTGCTTGAGGAGTAAAACCCCAACGCCAAGCATTGCGATCTTCAATTACGGGGGTGGTAATTTTTGTGGTGGTTGTAGTTGCGTTAGTCATGATTGGCACTCCAAACTGGATTTACGAAGGATTGTTGCCTTATGTAAACTAATATAACAATCTTTCTCATTGATGCAACCCTAATTTATATTTTTATTTCTATAGCTTGACTAGATAATGGATATTAATAAGTGAATAACTAATACATCTATCTTTAGATATAATTACTAAAATTGCTTAATATTTTGCAATTTCAATTTTTAGCCTTACTAATGACCTGTTTTAATTAACTTGACCAATGACAAAACTCTATCCACAAAGAGATAGAGTTTTTATTTAATCTCCCTGGCTAACGAACTTCGGCAACAGTGATAATTTTCTCATCACGGCTAAGTTGCAGGATGCTTTCACCCTTACCATCTCTACCTAAAATAGGCACTGTTTCTACAGGTATTTTGACTACTCGTTCTTTGTTAGTAACTAGTGCTACTTCAGCAGAAGCGATCGCCTTCACCATACCAGCTAAATTGTCAGTTTTATTGCCAAATTTCACCGCTTGCGTACCTAAATCACCCCGACTAGCTGCTCTTAATTGACTTGCAGCTATTCGCTTGGCATATCCTTCTTGAGTAACTAATAGCAGTTGGTCATCTTTACCTACAGTGACACAGCCAACCATTTGCTGATTTCTCAACAGTCTAAATGCTTGTAAACCCATTGCTGTGCGACCCATGACAGGTAATTGCTCATCATTGGCTGCAAACCGCAATACTCGCCCACTGGAACTAGCTAAAACTAAGTGTTCCCCTGGAGTGGTGAACTGAGTATATGACAATTCATCGTTATCTTTAAGCTTCAAAATCGTAATTCCGCGACGAGTCAGATTAGTCAATTCTTCTAAAGACAAGCGTTTGATTCGTCCGTGTTTTGTCAGCAAAATTAGCTGTTGAGTATCTAAATTTTCTGGTAGTAAAAGGCGGCTTACTACAGCTTCTTGAGCGCTTTGAGCAGTACTAGTAAGTGTAGTAATTAATGGTGTTCCTCTTGAAGAACGTCCAGTAGTTAAGGGAATTTCTCCTACCTGCACTGGGTAGAGTTTGCCACTACTAGTTAATACCAGCAATTCTTTTTCTGTATCGGTCAACTCGGTTTGGATGATGAAATCATGATCGTGCAGACCGTTTTCTGTTTTCGACTTTCTCCCTGATGGTTGAGTGTGGCGTACATAACCCCGTTGGGTAAATTCTAAAACCGCTGCTTCTGGTGATTGTTCTAACTTAGGAGTTAGGATTTGGGATTTAGGATTATCTGAATCAGATCCTTTTTTGCTTGTTTTTTTATTTTCTTGTAGCTTTGTTTCACTAATATTAGGTAAGAGTTTAGTGCGTCGGGGATTGCCATACTTACGCTTGAGCGATCGCAAGTCTTTTTTCATTGACTTGAGTAATTCTCGGCGATCGCTGAGTAATCTTTGTAATAAACTAATTTGCTCACTAAGTTGGTCAAACTCTTGCTGCAAGTTCTGTTGTTCTAAACTTGTGAGGCGGCGCAACGGCATAGCTAAAATTGCATCTCCTTGTACCTCACTCAAATCTAATTGAGTACAAAGGTTGATTTTTGCTGTACTACCATCGGCAGCACGGCGCAAAATTTCAATGACTGCATCTAAATTAGACAAGGCTTTGAGTAACCCTGCGACTACATGCAACCGACTTTCCGCTTTATCCAACTCATAACCGTAGCGACGATTTAACGTTTCTTCTCTGAAGTTCAAAAACTCCTGCAATATTTGCCGCAAGCTTAACTGGCGGGGTTGTCCATCTACTATTGCTAAGAGAATTGCGCCAAAAGTTGTTTGTAAAGCGGTTTGGTGATACAAGTGCTGGAGAACTTCTTGAGGATCGGTATCACGTTTGAGTTCAATTACTACCCGCATCCCTTCGCGATCGCTTTCGTCCCGCAGATCAGAAATTCCTTGCAGACGGCCTTGATTGACTAAATCTGCTACTTTCTCAATCCAACCTGCTTTATTCACTTGATAAGGCAATTCTGTAATAATGATTGCTGTCCGCCGCTTACTACCTCTAACAGGTGCAATTTCCTCCAGCGTTGCGACTCCTCGCAATAAAATTCCACCTTTACCAGTGCTGTATGCTTCTTTAATTCCTGTATCACCAACTATTTCCCCACCAGTAGGAAAGTCTGGGCCAGGAATTAATTTTAATAATTTTTCATCTGATAAATCCGGTTGATCGATTAAAGCAATTAAGCCATCAACCACTTCTTCTAAGTTGTGTGGAGGAATATTCGTTGCCATACCTACAGCAATACCAGCACAACCATTCAGCAATAAAAACGGCAACTGAGCAGGTAACACTGTTGGTTCTTGCTGGGAATTATCGAAGTTACCAATAAATTCCACCGTTTCATCACCAATTTCTGCCAGCATTCCCTCATGGCTAATAGGTGAAAGACGCGTTTCTGTATAACGCATCGCCGCTGGTGGATCGTTATCAACGCTGCCAAAGTTACCGTGTCCTGCTAGTAAAGGATAGCGACTAGAAAATTCCTGTACTAGTCTGACTAAAGCATCGTAAACCGCTTGATCCCCGTGGGGATGGTATTTACCCAGCACGTCTCCCACGACACGAGCACATTTACGATAGGGTCTATCGGGTGTCAGTCCCAACTCGTGCATAGCATATAAAATCCGCCGATGCACAGGTTTTAAGCCATCACGCACGTCTGGTAACGCCCGCCCAACAATCACACTCATGGCATATTCCAAGTAAGACCGTTGCATCTCGGTGTGCAGGGCTGTTGTGATCACCTGTCCCGTTGAGAGAAGGTTTAACTGTTTGGCCATGAGTTTTTTCCCTGAATTTTAACTACACAAAAGTCGCTATAACTGAACATCGCAGCAAACACAGCATAACGGATGAAATGGGATTACTAACACAATCTTGATAGTCAAAAGATAAACAGCAGTAGTATCATCCTTGATGACGGGGATGCACTTTGATTACTCAAAAAATGTTTTGCTCAGGTTGTAATCTCCCTCACCTCTATAAATAAAATTCTCATGAAAACCGTTCTAATTGTTGAAGACGATTTAATTAATGCTCGTGTTTTTTCCAAAATTTTGACCAAGCGCGGCGGTTTGGATGTGAAACACACTGAAAATGTAGAAGAAGTAATAAGCATTGCCCAATCAGGAGAAGCAGACCTAATTTTAATGGATGTTTCTCTTTCCAGAAGTGTTTACCAAGGTAAATCTGTTGATGGAATTAAAATTACACAAATGCTGAAATCTGACCCCAAGACAGCAAATTTGCCTGTTATTTTGGTAACAGCACACGCAATGGAAGGCGATCGCGAGAACTTTCTCAAGCAAAGCGGCGCTGATGGTTACATCTCTAAACCTGTTGTAGACCATCAACAGTTTGTTGATCAAATCTTGGCACTTCTCCCCATAGATAATCACTAAAAACTAACGATATCTTTTCAAAAAGATTCGCCCAAAAGTTTGGGGCGAATCTTTTTCATCAAGATAGTATATATGTACTACGAAAAGGTAGTATTCGCAAGTATTTAATTGAAATGGGGCATGGGGCATGGAGAAGAGGAATTGGAGCAGGGTGCGGGGTGCAAGGGGGAGTTTGAAACTACTTCGCACTTATTAATTTGTGGTTAACACTCTTTCCTCTTCTCCCCTGCTCCCTGCTCCCTGCCCCTTGTCCTTTTCCCCCTGCTTCCCCTGCCCTATTTTTATTGAGTAGGTTCTGGTCTTTGGCTTTGTTCTAAGGCAGCTTGGATACTGGGTAGTTCTAAGAATTTTTTCGTATCAGACAGTAAGCGATCGCCCCAAAGATTTTGCTTGAGGAAGTCTAAATCGCCATAACGCCCATCAATTCGGAGTGCAGATTCTCCCATTTTTAGAGCTTGTTGACGATCACCTTTGTTATAAAGTCCTACTGCCAGTGCTAACAATGGTTCTGCGGCTTGTTTGTCAATACTAACAGCACTTTGCCATTGCTTAATTGCTCCTTCAGTGTCACCTTGCTCATATTTGATTAAGCCAATATTGTTAATTGCTGGCCAGAATTTTTGATCTTGAGATACGGCTTTATTGTACTGAGCGATCGCATCGGGCAATCGATTTAGCATATAGTAAGCATTACCCAAATCAAACAATCCATCTGGGTCATTAGGTTTTAACTGCAAACCCGCTTGATAATTGCTAATAGCTGCTTGATATTTTTCTTGTTGAAAATTAGCTGAACCCAAAGCAAATAAAACGTCAGGATTTTTAGGATTGATTGATTGTGCCTTTTTCAAGGCAGCGATCGCCGCATCGAAATCTTTGGTTTGCAGTTGCAAACCACCCAACAAAAACCATACCTTATCATTCTGAGGAGCTAGTTGACTGGCCAGTCTAGCCCTTGGTAAAGCCAATTCAAACTGTTGAAATTGTCCTAGTTGAGCCGCTTCTTGTGCTAAACTCAACCCCTGCTTCTCCAACTTTGTTGGATCTAATTGCAGTGTATGTGGTACAAGTGCCTGTGCATGAGCTGCTTTAGGCATACTCCACAAACTACAGACAATTAGAAGAGAAATTAAACTAATATGTTTAGGCACACTACCGCCTCTTAGCCACAACTCAAAGAATCTTTCAGCTAGCTTAAACGATCTTTACTCTGCACGAACAGCAAAGTTGAAACTCATTAGTGCTGGCTGCATCAATCACCTTAACCTACTTCCACTATTGACATCACCATTGGCAAGAAATAAATTAACCACTATGTAAGTAGTTGCACAAAATTTAGGTAAATTTATTTTCAAAACAAAAGCAAATTCCAGTCAAGTGTTGAAATTTCGGTAAAAAACCGTACTTAAACCGAAGCTTGTTCTCTAGATGAGTTCACTAGACTAGAATAAAAATAGAGGCAAAAATATAAGCTGCTGAGTGTCATTACTCAGTTGAGTATAAATATTATGGGATTCTTTGATTCTGATATAGTTCAGCAAGAAGCAAAACAGCTGTTTGAAGATTATCAAGCCCTAATTCAGCTGGGA contains the following coding sequences:
- a CDS encoding chlorophyll a/b-binding protein → MTNATTTTTKITTPVIEDRNAWRWGFTPQAEIWNGRLAMIGFLAAVLIELFSGKGFLHFWGIL
- the gyrA gene encoding DNA gyrase subunit A; this encodes MAKQLNLLSTGQVITTALHTEMQRSYLEYAMSVIVGRALPDVRDGLKPVHRRILYAMHELGLTPDRPYRKCARVVGDVLGKYHPHGDQAVYDALVRLVQEFSSRYPLLAGHGNFGSVDNDPPAAMRYTETRLSPISHEGMLAEIGDETVEFIGNFDNSQQEPTVLPAQLPFLLLNGCAGIAVGMATNIPPHNLEEVVDGLIALIDQPDLSDEKLLKLIPGPDFPTGGEIVGDTGIKEAYSTGKGGILLRGVATLEEIAPVRGSKRRTAIIITELPYQVNKAGWIEKVADLVNQGRLQGISDLRDESDREGMRVVIELKRDTDPQEVLQHLYHQTALQTTFGAILLAIVDGQPRQLSLRQILQEFLNFREETLNRRYGYELDKAESRLHVVAGLLKALSNLDAVIEILRRAADGSTAKINLCTQLDLSEVQGDAILAMPLRRLTSLEQQNLQQEFDQLSEQISLLQRLLSDRRELLKSMKKDLRSLKRKYGNPRRTKLLPNISETKLQENKKTSKKGSDSDNPKSQILTPKLEQSPEAAVLEFTQRGYVRHTQPSGRKSKTENGLHDHDFIIQTELTDTEKELLVLTSSGKLYPVQVGEIPLTTGRSSRGTPLITTLTSTAQSAQEAVVSRLLLPENLDTQQLILLTKHGRIKRLSLEELTNLTRRGITILKLKDNDELSYTQFTTPGEHLVLASSSGRVLRFAANDEQLPVMGRTAMGLQAFRLLRNQQMVGCVTVGKDDQLLLVTQEGYAKRIAASQLRAASRGDLGTQAVKFGNKTDNLAGMVKAIASAEVALVTNKERVVKIPVETVPILGRDGKGESILQLSRDEKIITVAEVR
- a CDS encoding response regulator gives rise to the protein MKTVLIVEDDLINARVFSKILTKRGGLDVKHTENVEEVISIAQSGEADLILMDVSLSRSVYQGKSVDGIKITQMLKSDPKTANLPVILVTAHAMEGDRENFLKQSGADGYISKPVVDHQQFVDQILALLPIDNH
- a CDS encoding tetratricopeptide repeat protein; its protein translation is MPKHISLISLLIVCSLWSMPKAAHAQALVPHTLQLDPTKLEKQGLSLAQEAAQLGQFQQFELALPRARLASQLAPQNDKVWFLLGGLQLQTKDFDAAIAALKKAQSINPKNPDVLFALGSANFQQEKYQAAISNYQAGLQLKPNDPDGLFDLGNAYYMLNRLPDAIAQYNKAVSQDQKFWPAINNIGLIKYEQGDTEGAIKQWQSAVSIDKQAAEPLLALAVGLYNKGDRQQALKMGESALRIDGRYGDLDFLKQNLWGDRLLSDTKKFLELPSIQAALEQSQRPEPTQ